The window GATCCCCGTCAATAGTTCCGATGAGTGCCTTTAATGCAACAATCTTTTCCCTCAGTTCTGCGTTGCCACCAGCCATTCTTCACAAAATTCAGCCACTGAACGTTGTGTCTTCGCCCCGATCCAGccatgctctgataccagttgtcacATGAGTGATTTATGTCACTCGAATTCTGCCCCAGGTTCACCTCCGTGCGGTAGTCAAGCCCAGCCTTGACTTCAGCCTTTCCAACActtagttttattttagggacgttttgaacttagaaagatTTAGGCAGCAAAAACAGTAAACAAAGGCACACACGATACAGGAATTTCTTCCCAACTTGTATTAATATGTAAATATAAGAACACAATAGCCAACCCTATGGCTAAGACAAAGAATTCCCTAATTCCCTGCCCCAAAACAATTTTCCCACCCTTAGGAAATGACTTAGACAAAATTGGCTAATTTCTGCCACAAGACTCTAATTTTCTGCCTTGTTTAGGACAACCTAGGCACATATTTAAAAGGCAGGCTAATATAATCAGTTGGCAAGCCCCAACTGATGGGAAAACAAGTTAAGAAAAGTACAAAAATGTGCCCACACTTTTAGCCCATGATCAGCCATGTTTTGAAAGTGGTTGAAACCGCCAACTGCATCTCATGTGCCTTACACACATTTTTCAACTGCTGCCTGTGCATAACATGTGCCTATTTTACCCAGTTGCTTCATGCCCAAGGCTAGCATTGCGTCCAGCCTTGCCCTTTGACACTGCACCTCCCCAATGCCATGGCCACAGCTCACCGCCCACTGACTTAGCCACACACGTTCATTACCACAGCTGCCCACTTATGTCAAGTCGCCCCCAACTTGATCAAATCTGCCCGCATCAATTGTCATTGCTTGTCCCGCATTGCCTTGCATTGTCATGTCATGCCTTTGCCCCTGCTTAGACGTGGCTTTGCCTTGACATCATTTTGTTAACCCGCACGTCCAAGTAAAATGTGCCTTGCTTCCATTCAAGGTGCGTTTGTCAACCCCGCATAGTCCGTCATGCCGAGCAGCCGGTCATGATGTTGCCCAATTTTTCAGGTTGTGTTCCAAGGCCATCATGAAAATCCTTGTCACAACCCACATCTATCGAGGACCTTTGTCAAGGGGCTAACATTAAGCTACTTAAGGTCAAAGTTAGATATATCGAAAGCTCAATTAGATGCCTTCATTTGTCATCGAACTCAATCATATGATAAACCCTACACAACATATTGTACCTAGTTAAATTTTGATATTGATGGCCAATTAAAATAAGGATGAGGCTACATATCAGTTTATTCTGCATGtggaagaaggaaaatgaaactTAAGTCTTGaagaagtaatatagtaaatacaaaagtcaAGTAATGAACCTTCTTCATTATTTTAACCGGTTGACAAAATTCTCATTTTCTGTTGTCAATCCCATTATTTAAACCATCGAACAACTATTTTTATATTAAGTTTAGAAGCATAAAAGCATCTTATTAATGATTTAGAGCAATGAGGATTACCTCATCATCATATGGCTAAAGCCCTTCAAATATTGACCTTAAATGGAATGATTAATTAACTACGACATCTTCACATGAAAACTGTGAATGAATCTCTACATATGCTTTTATCCCTAAACAACTTCAGGTATCTCACACAGTGACTCTTTGTTTAGGGTTTAGGTAACAACATATAGAAATTTATACTCGTTATAATTGTATAaactaaataatttttttctcaTTAATACTTTTAGTTGTATAAACTAGATTAGGATTCACGGTTGATATGGACTTGGTGCAAGCAATTGAATTGATgcatgtttaattgtgtattcaATGCCAGAATATATGTTTTGATCCAATTTTCTCTCCTTGATATATGCTCTTTATTTTCTGAATGGAACAgatttataataattatttttatctgATTATATCACGGGCATATCCATCGGATTTAATGGACTCCTGATAATTACTAAGAATTCAATCGTCAAACATGCTTTTATTTATCACATGGTAGATTTCTTTTCCTCCCCTACTGATTTTTAGATCTCAATGAGTAAAATTattaaatgaaagaaaacaatacCAAATACAAAGAATGAGTACTCTTTTTTAAGTTTTCTACTTTGATTCTTATCCTTAAAATGGTCCAGAGATATGTTGTACTTGTACGCGTCTAAGAAGTAGTAGTTTGAATgggatttttttttgtgtgtcaGTATGCACTAACAGAAGTGTGAAAGAGACGGTGTTGTCTATTGATGCTAAAAAAGAGGGACGGGTTGACGAAAAATAGAGAGAAAAAGAGCGAGATGTGTATAAATAGCCACTAACAGCACCTGTCTTTATTTTAAAGCCAGTATTTTACATGTCTTTAGTTTTAGCCACTGGTTTAATAAACTTATACCTGACTGGATGAAAATACCTTTTTGCTATAACTTATACCTACGCGATCAGCATCAGCAGCGCTAAACTATAGAAGATTTCTACGCGATCGTCAAAATTGCAGAAGATTCTCTTCCGATTTCAAACTATAGAATTCAACATTCTTATCCAAAAATCGACATAGATTTACAGTAAGTTATACTTTTAtgtgtttctattgatttttatttcGACATAGTTATACTTTTTCCAATTTCTATTGCTTTTTATACAGTAAGtagaaatttgatttttttttttttgaatttctggattgataaagttaaggacatcgcGTCCTGTGATAATTCTAtaaaaattaagcaaataatattaaggacatagtgtcctgattttgcaaattgaattgaaaaagttaaggacacaatgtccttaaTTTTGTTGTTCGTTGAGGACACTaggtcctgaagtttgagtttcaagttgaaaCATTCAATATTTAAGGAGAGttggtccttaacttacagttataagttaaaaagttaaggacaggtagtcttTAACTTTGGGTTTCAAGTTCAAAAGATAAGGACaagagtccttaagtttgacttgcagattcaaaagttaaggataggcagtccttaagtttgaattacaggttcaaaagttaaggataggcagtccttaactttgaatttcaagttcaaatgttaaggacacttggtccttaacttggTCTTGAACTTACAGTACCTGTTCTTAATTATACAAGGATTGCATTATAAAATATATCCTAAGTTTCCCATTCTCTTGACTTGCAGGATGGAAACAATATGCATTATAGTTGCTTTTAATGGTAGATGGACTGAAGACTATAAATATCTTGATCATCAAACAAAGCTTGTCCTAGTACCTGAGGCAATTCggtttgaagatttcattaaacagatctttgaagttattgaattggatagatacaagtttgaagcagtgatatggtttgatatcaacctTGGAACAAGCAAGGGAATGCTTGTATCCAAAGATTTAGATCTTCACACATGTATAGAGTTACTAAAAACTCATTCACTCTTCAAGGGCTGTCGTTTCATTGTTGATATTTCGGAAAGAGTTTTTGGATCAACAAGCAACGAACATATAAACACAGAAACTCAACATGAAAATCAAAACAAATGCCAACAAATAATGGAAATAGATATGGTTGAAGCTCAAGCAATAACTGAAGAGGTGTTTCAAACACATGTCAACAAAGAAACTCAacatgacaatcaaaacaaatgccaacagataatggaaatagatatggttgaagctcaactaataactgaagaggtgcttcaaacatttgattctattcaagtagaaggacaaAGCATTATAGAGATTGACAACGAACAAGCTTTGGGTATTCAAGTCTTGGAAAGTGCACCGGTAATCGAAGAAGTTGCTGAAAAAACCTCTACTCAACTAACTAGACGAAGATCAAATCTGAAACAAAAAAAATCCCCAACTATGATATTAAGAGAAAATGCTTCGTTGGATGAAATAAAAGTGGGATCAGTATTTGACAAAAAGAAGAGTATAATTAACTGTTTTTCGAACATAGCAATTAAAAGACATTTTGAATTCAAGGTTGTTAGATCAAGCTCAACAAGATATTCGTTGAAATGCAATGATGATAGGTGTGGTTGGTGTGTGCGTACTTTCAGAATTAAAGATTCAACACTGTTCAAGATagtaaagattgagaaaaagcatGAATGCTCTGTTAACACTATGAAAGCTGATCAAAGGCATGCAACTTCAAAGTTGATTAGTGGTTACATTATTGACAATCTTCGAGACCCAAGGTTTGAAGTTACACCAGATTTTGTCATGGCAGAGATGCAAAAATTGAATGGACTAGACATTGGATATCACAAGGCGTGGCGTGCTATTCAACTTGCTTCCGCTTTAATAAGAGGAACTCCCGAAGAGAATTATGAATTATTGTCTTCATACTTGTATATGATGAGAAGTAAAAACTCGGGAACATATACTAACATAAAGATAGACGACAACAACAGATAAACAATCAAAAAAAGTTTATTAGTCTGTTTTATAAAATTTAGGACATGTTGTCTTTAACCagttaacttttgagcttgtaacCAGAAGTTCAGGACtggttgtccttaacttttgaacttgtaagtcaaagttaaggactgtatgttcttaagttttgaactttgaactcaaagttaaggactgcatgtccttaactttataacttgaaactctaagttaaggactgacTATCCTTAACTTTTAACCTTATAATCTGAAGTTCAGAACTACCTGTCAGTAACTTCTATTAACCTTGTTTTATATTGTATTTTCAGGTTTCTTTATATGCTTTTTGCATATGGATCATCAATATCTGGTTGAAATCATTGTAGACCAGTCATTGCTATTGATGCAACTTTTTTGAAGTCAAAATTCCgtggtgttttaatgatttcagTTTCAAAGGATGCAAATAACCAAAATTTCCCACTAGCCTTTGGAATAGCAGAGTCTGAAAATAACAATTCCTATGAGTGGTACTTTAGTCAGCTTCGCAATGCAATTGGGAGCCgtgagaatttaatttttttatcagacAGGCATCAAGCTATTGCATATGGCATTACAAAGGTATATCCTGAAAGCCATCATGGGATTTGCATCTATCATTTGGAGCAGAACCTAAATCGAAGGAAGGTGAAAAGTGAGCTCATAAAACTTTTCCAAAGTGCTGCAAGAGTATACAGGCGCAAAGAATTTGACTTATACATGTCAGATATAGTAAAAGTAGATAAGAAGACTTATGACTACTTGATGGAAGAACCACCAGAAAGGTGGGTACGTTCTTGTAGTCCACGATGAAGATATGACATGCTCACAAAAAACATAGTTGAGTCAATGAATTCTGTCCTATTAGAAGCAAGGGAGCTGCCTATATTAAGAATGATAGATTTCATTCAAGTGAAGCTACAAAGTTGgttttatgaaagaagaaatgaagcagaaggaactttttatgatatttcgtgttgggtagaggaggaattgaagaagaaaatagattTAGCATTTACTTTGAATGTAAGTATTATGTTCTATGTTTAGCTTatgattttaatataatttaatataatgtactaacttataatttttcaacattgaaggtcttccctgttgattcatggcgttctagagttgaagaagaaggaatAACTTTCTTGGAGGACTTAAATAAAAGAACATGTGATTGTTTTCAGTTTCAATTTGATGAATTACCATGCATACATGCAATTGCAGCTATCAAGAAGAGAAACATCAAGAAGTCTAACTTTTGTTTGCACTGGTACTTAAAGGAATCTTGGCTGAAAACATATGAAAGACAAATACATCCTGTAGGACATACTGATTCTTGGATTGTACCAGAGAGTGTTAAGTCACAAATTGTTAAACCTCCAGATTTCAAAGTGCCGCCAGGTAGAAGGCAGAAGAAAAGGCATATTCCAGCTACCgagtcatcaaaaataacattcaaaaTGTGGTTGTTGCAGAAGAATTGGTCATAATATAACATCTTGTATATATTCTCCTGTAGTCCATCCATTTTCAAGAAAGCATAGAGAATAGTAGATATATCCACTTTTGTTTATCACTCTTTTAAGtttttgctataaattggattcaTTTAGATTATTCTTATTTGAGCAGATGTCTgaattttcaaaatttctttCTGCTTaccttctttttgtttcttttgagttCAAAGATTAAAATTTAAGGGcaggagtccttaagtttgacttgcaggttcaaaagttaaggacagacagtccttaactttgagttacaggttcaaaagttaagaacagacagtccttaacttatagttcaaagttcaaaccttaacttatagttcaaagttcaaaacttaaggactgtttgtccttaactttgagtttcaagttcaaaagttaaggataggagtccttaagtttgacttgcAGGTTAAAAAGTtatggacagacagtccttaagtttgaattacacgttcaaaagttaaggacatgcaatctttaactttgagttcaaagttcaaaggTTAAGGACAGTCTGTTCTTAACTttacaaaagttaaggacaggcagtccttaagtttgaattacaCATTCAAAAGTTCAGGataggcagtccttaactttgtgttgaaagttcaaaagttaaggacaggcaacccttaacttatagttcaaagttcaaaacttaaggattgtatgtccttaactttaagtttcaagttcaaaagttaaggacatgcagtccttaacttatagttcaaagttcaaaacttaaggactgtctgtccttaactttgagtttcaagttcaaaagctAAGGACtctctgtccttaactttgagtttcaagttcaaaagttaaagacaGGAGTCCTTTAAGTTTAACTTGCAGGTTAAAAAGTTAtagacagacagtccttaagttttaattatacgttcaaaagttaaggacaggggTCCTTAAGTTTGAcatgcaggttcaaaagttaaggacagacagtccttaagtttgaattacaCGTTCAGAAGTTCTAGACAGCCAGTCATTAACTTTGTattcaaagttcaaaagttaaggacacttggtccttaactttgaatttgaagTTCAAATACACTTAGTCATGAACTAATACTAACAAACTCAATGGACAAATCAACATTTGAGAGAAACAAAAAAATTAATAACATGATGCCTTGATATTACTTCTGAAATTGTAATTTTGCATAGCTGTGACAAAAAATTATGCTACGCAAACAAAATATAAGTGCCTTTTGAGGAATTTACAGAATATTTCAGAAGTTTTCTGAACTTGCAGAATTCATATGGATTCTTTATAGCAATTTTATACAAAAGATCAACCACAACTAACTTTCTTTACAACTAAACTACAACTCCTTTGGACAGCAAGTTTCATTTTCACTCTCACAATCATCGCCAACATTTTCTGGTGGTGTATCATAACCAGAATTTCTTTTCCACTCACCATGTGCCCAAAGATTTGCGGCAAGTTCTTTTCTAAAGTCTTTAATGTCTTCAGGTTGGAATTTCTCCACATCCTTTCCAATCATCAACAACTCCACATATTTGATCAGGAATGCACCACAATCAATCCTAAGAAAAATGTAAGATATGAAGTGAATTAAACAATAAATCTAAAGtacatataaataatataacaaaTAACAACACGTACGATCCAGTCTGGTGTGGTGATCTTTGCCACTGAATATCAAATTTGTTGAAGGCATTTCCAAAAGACTTGTGATGTTTGTCAAACTGTGAGAACTTTAGCAAGTGGGGGATCATGCGTGCATACATTTCCATGTGATTCATTCCTGCCTCATATGGCTCACTATATATGGAATCGCATATATCAATCTTTTTCTAATTCAAGTCCAATACCGCCAAAAGAAAGTGTGTCACAACATTATCATCTTCTGAAGGGAGCCGACATGGAAAAAAGATTTTGTCAACCTCTGTCCAAGCAATTCCACATCTACGATTGTCCCCCCACACATATGGTGTCACAAACAACTGATTATCACCAGCACACCAAAAGTCATCAGTAGCATCTTTACTGAAATCTTTATACACAAGCACCATATAGTTATCAAAAAGAATATCAGTAGTTGTGCAACGAAAAGGATGGTCGCGAGGGTGGTAGCATCCCTTCTTTCTCAGATAATATAGGGCAATATCAATATGCTtcataaaaaggcaaaaaataaaacaaatccatcagtcataaaataattaaaaaatgataaattaagaataaagaaaataaatgccTTGCGAATTATCAAACCTTATCATCAAGTACAAAGCTACTATCTGAAAGCTCAAGGAAGAacatttttctactgattttttGATGATACAATTTGTATGGATTCTTTTTCATACcattatcatcaacatatatatcagtttgtcccctgaaaattttgaaaatatcaaagttagaagttagtcctgaacttagccttttaagttgaaatattaaggacaggcagtccttaaatttgaattacaggttcaaaagctaaggacacttggtcctgaagtttgagtttcaagttcaaaagttaaggacacatggtcctgaacttagacttacaagtttaaaagttcaggacactttgtccttaactttgagttcaaagttcaaaacttaaggactgtctgtccttaactttgagtatcaagttcaaaagttaaggattcatgtccttaactttgagttcaaagttcaaaactcaaggactgtttgtccttaactttgagtatcaagttcaaaagttaaggacatgagtccttaagtttgacttgcaggttcaaaagttaaggacatgcagtccttaactttgaattacaggtttgaaagttaaggacacatggtcctgaactttgacttacaagttcaaaagataAGGACATTTGCTCCTTAACTTtgattttcaaattcaaaagttaaggacatttggtcctAAATTTAGACTTACAATGACAGAAGTTAAGGAAACTTAACTTtagcaatttcaatattaatactGAAATACATTAAGGGACTTACTCTTTTTTGCGACCTCTCCTTTTCTCCTTGTGCAACCATAcaatgaatttcttcaataattttgCATCATCTGTGGCATAATGAAAAATATACTACAAGTATATGTTGATTTTATCCAGCCTGAACTCTTAGGAGTATTTTAATTGTCTGCCATCGATGTTCCTATATCTCTTTCCTGGTCAAAAGGAGATTTCAATTGTCAACTAAGCTTCTTGTTCCTTTTACCTCGACCAAGCtcttcttcaacatttccttCAATCTCCATAGACAAACCCCCATCAATGCTCATTCGTGTACTTGGAGGAGTAGGAGTAAGAATAGAAAATGACGGACCATCATAACCAATactatttctctttcttttcctcgTATATTGGTTAAgagcttcatcattgttttcCTCTGCagacaacaatatatatatattagtttgcTGCAAGTCGTCAAATGAAGAGACATCAAATGAATGTACTGACATTTTCAATTATGAATATAATATTTAGGATACAATCAATACATGTCTTGTTCACACTGCCTTCTTGTGTTTTTTCAACAGACAATTCAGCTAACATATTGCTTGCatcattttctttatcttccaactgcacattttctttatcttgcaatTGTTCTCCATGTTCTTCAGTTGCAAGTTCACAAGATTCTGCAAAATATTTATAAGAGCTAACACAATTAGTACTTGTTACTAATCTTTGATTAAAACAAACatgtataaaattaaaaaaaaacactgTCTAACCGTTTCTAATAGTCAAGATCATCCCAATTAAATCATTATCTTCACTAGCATTTTCTTGGGTTCCAATATTGTCGGTAAGAGAGGGAGGTGTAGAGAGATCACATGTTCCATCTATGCATTTGGAAAAAATCTCACTTTTGCTTGTTCCTTCAGTATTTTATACGTCTTGAGATTGTACTCCACTTTTCTCTTGATACTCCACTTCAGCTTCTTCCCTTGCAGCTTCAAAAGATTCTATAACATTTGCAATTAATACCCATTCTAATAATTCACTAAAACTAACATTCAATATATAATGAAAATTTTATCTAACCTTGATTGGCACAAGTTTGAActccaaatttctctttatatgACAGAGGTGTAAACAGATCATATGTTCCTTCTAAGCATTTGCATACAATCTCACTGACACTTATTCCCAATGGACTTTCTAAATCCTCCTGAGATTGCAATCCACATTTACAAATTTTTTCTGTTACTCTTGTCTCTTTTGGATTTTCCTGGTTTTGACATTCTCCTACATCTTGAACTTCACTCCACCAATAGATTCTACAAATATTTGTAATCACAAAAAAGTTTATATGTATTACGCTATTGAATATAAATTTCaatgaaaaaaattcaaattaaagGAGAAGCTTGACTCAAAGGCCGATGTTTaggcaaagtcagccttccggcgtcccgtgccaggaacattcggctatttttgtgATAGAGGAGAATTATCAGGTGAAGATAAAGCAGAAGGCAGAAGCAACAATGGTGAAGTAGAAGAAGTAGGAGTCGCAGCGGCGAGCTGGGATTGTTCGTGGTTGCTCGTTGACGATGGGTTGTTCGACGACTAGCGAAGGGTGGTCGATGGAGGGGTTGTGCGCGTGTGTGAAGGTGAGCAGCCATGGTTGGCTAGGGCAGCCATTGGAGGGGGCTTGGGGAagcttttggagaagaagaaagggGGTGGCGGATGGTTtttgttttttagggttttttggttttttgttttgttttgtgtaagatagggggtgttgggtatttgggttatggaccgggtcgacccggtttaaagtcttttttaattgttttaaaaaaaatattttcttttaatttcttccaaaaaatccgaaaatattttcattcttctttcaaaattgaaaagaaaagtcaaaattcaaaaatattttttagaagcatttctttcattgaaagtaaaattccaaaaatattttcttccttctttagaagtttctctttcaaaattcaaaaaaaaaaaatctttagaaatccttctttgaAAAAATGCtccatttcttctttataagtctttccttcaaaaaaataaataataataaataaataaaagtttatttactttattcatgatgtcccgaactacgcgggtttgattctcaccggatgtgagatacgtaggcaaccctcatcgggtccaacctccccttttgcaaaaaaatagcaaaaaaatatatatatatatgtcaaattttaatttcatcataaagaagttgGGTGAGGCTGTTTtggtcaagacatagccgaatgttcctggcacgggacgccggaaggctgactttgcctAAACAGCGgcctttgggtcattgttgattcAACATATGTTGGATGATTTTATagatgcacagacaaatacaaataattatccaaaaatgtcacaaaaattctcaaaattgcacaccaaggaaaaatcgttttattttgaattttttgggagtaattctttcatatggcaaaaatcacgtgcttacaatctATATCTAACCTTTCCCAATATCAGTGACATTCTCGATTTCATCATCTAGATGTGCATCTCTAAAATCGCTTTCATACTGAACTTCTACATGCACATCCATATCATCATGTTCATCACCACCTGCATCTTTGTTAATTGTAACAGTAGGCTCTGTACCACGGCAGTGATCATCAACTCCATCTTTAGTAATTGGAACACTAGATTCTCTCTCTATGTTCCTTTCATCAGGTTTTACATAAATCTTCAACAAAGTATCAAGCTTTGATCCTAGACTTTTCTTTAAATCCTGagaaagaaactaagttagaAAGTTAAGGACAGCTAGTCCTAAACTTTAAGTTACAAGTAAAGAAGTTAAGGACAAGCAGTCCTTAACTTAAAgtaacaagttcaaaagttaaggacatgcagtccttaactatgattccaagttaaaaagttaaggacactttgtcctgcacttcaagtttcaagttgaaaaattcaggacacttggtcctaaacttcaagttgtaagttcaaaagttaaggacacttggtcctaaacttcaagttttaagttcaaaagttaaggacaggcagtccttaacttatagttttaagttcaaaagttaaggacacttggtcctaaacttcaagtattaagttcaaaagttaaggactgtgtcctaaacttcaagtattaagttcaaaagttaaggacatgcagtcttTAACTTATAGttttaagttcaaaaattaaggacacaaagtcctgaacttagactaactaAAATTAATGATATTACCATGATTTCATTCTCAATCTCTTTTTTCTGATACAACTATTTTCTGATTTATTCTAGTAACTTCAGCTTGCAGATCCTTCTTAAAACTTTCTGATAATC is drawn from Nicotiana tabacum cultivar K326 chromosome 22, ASM71507v2, whole genome shotgun sequence and contains these coding sequences:
- the LOC142176096 gene encoding uncharacterized protein LOC142176096, producing MILRENASLDEIKVGSVFDKKKSIINCFSNIAIKRHFEFKVVRSSSTRYSLKCNDDRCGWCVRTFRIKDSTLFKIVKIEKKHECSVNTMKADQRHATSKLISGYIIDNLRDPRFEVTPDFVMAEMQKLNGLDIGYHKAWRAIQLASALIRGTPEENYELLSSYLPVIAIDATFLKSKFRGVLMISVSKDANNQNFPLAFGIAESENNNSYEWYFSQLRNAIGSRENLIFLSDRHQAIAYGITKVYPESHHGICIYHLEQNLNRRKVKSELIKLFQSAARVYRRKEFDLYMSDIVKVDKKTYDYLMEEPPERVEEEGITFLEDLNKRTCDCFQFQFDELPCIHAIAAIKKRNIKKSNFCLHWYLKESWLKTYERQIHPVGHTDSWIVPESVKSQIVKPPDFKVPPGRRQKKRHIPATESSKITFKMWLLQKNWS